A window of the Microbulbifer aggregans genome harbors these coding sequences:
- a CDS encoding PilW family protein, with protein sequence MNLLGKQRGLSLIELMIALLLSAMLLWGVLQIFDSNRNTMQMQTAFARVQESGRFATDLLTKEIRMADYWGCAPDKDSIQNHLDTTDPDYSGSSAKDLYDQIGADGVGGVDNASGLTVGTVAVLDGTDTLTIRGADDACRGTGRMVPSVQAAALHVSAQCEVDPGDVILLTNCQSGELMTVTSVQHEGGCNTTSSVNNTNNRKKTITHNTGACNQVGAIDNATKALQRQYGADARILKPFERTYFIANSGVTGEPSLYVADTGNAAMELVPGVEDMQILYGRDADNDEVVDTWSSSAGLSAAQMEQAVAIKVQLVAASDTSVRADDLDVTDLDGETTTYTDGKLRKIYLTTSKVRNRGRL encoded by the coding sequence ATGAACCTACTGGGAAAACAGCGTGGCCTATCGCTGATCGAACTGATGATCGCTTTGCTACTCAGTGCGATGCTGCTCTGGGGGGTGCTGCAAATTTTTGACAGCAATCGCAACACCATGCAGATGCAGACGGCTTTTGCACGGGTGCAGGAGAGTGGCCGCTTTGCCACCGACCTGCTGACCAAGGAGATCCGCATGGCGGACTATTGGGGCTGTGCTCCGGACAAAGACAGCATTCAGAACCATCTCGATACCACCGATCCGGATTACAGCGGTTCTTCAGCGAAGGATCTATACGATCAGATTGGTGCCGACGGTGTCGGTGGTGTTGACAATGCGAGTGGCCTCACCGTCGGTACCGTTGCAGTCCTGGACGGTACGGATACGTTGACTATTCGTGGCGCAGACGATGCCTGCCGCGGCACGGGCCGAATGGTGCCCAGTGTCCAGGCTGCCGCGTTGCACGTCAGCGCACAGTGCGAGGTTGACCCCGGTGATGTCATTCTCCTGACGAATTGTCAGAGTGGCGAATTGATGACAGTCACCTCGGTGCAACACGAGGGCGGCTGCAATACAACTTCCAGCGTGAACAACACCAATAACAGGAAAAAAACAATCACGCACAATACCGGCGCCTGTAATCAGGTCGGTGCAATCGATAACGCCACCAAAGCGCTGCAGCGCCAATATGGCGCCGACGCAAGAATCCTGAAACCTTTCGAGCGTACGTATTTTATTGCCAATAGTGGTGTAACCGGCGAGCCCTCCCTGTATGTCGCCGACACCGGCAATGCCGCCATGGAACTGGTGCCGGGCGTAGAGGATATGCAGATCCTGTATGGCCGCGATGCAGACAATGATGAAGTAGTGGATACCTGGAGTTCTTCCGCGGGCTTGTCTGCAGCGCAGATGGAGCAGGCGGTGGCGATAAAAGTGCAGCTGGTCGCAGCCAGCGATACCAGTGTCCGGGCAGACGATTTGGATGTGACGGATCTGGATGGCGAAACCACCACCTACACGGATGGCAAACTGCGCAAGATCTATCTGACCACTTCAAAAGTGCGCAACCGGGGGAGGCTCTAA
- the ispH gene encoding 4-hydroxy-3-methylbut-2-enyl diphosphate reductase gives MQIRLANPRGFCAGVDRAIDIVNRALDVFGAPIYVRHEVVHNKFVVDSLRERGAIFVDELSEVPDDVIVIFSAHGVSKAVQQEAADRGLRVFDATCPLVTKVHMEVSKFSSEGSECILIGHAGHPEVEGTMGQYDVSAGGSIYLVEDEEDVARLQVKDENNLSFVTQTTLSMDDTAKVIDALRARFPDIRGPRKDDICYATQNRQDAVRQLALESDLVLVVGSPNSSNSNRLRELAERCGASAMLIDGAGDIDPAWLEGKQAIGITAGASAPEVLVQGVIERLQQLGAQLPEEMSGREENIRFSLPKELR, from the coding sequence ATGCAAATCCGACTGGCAAATCCCCGCGGTTTCTGTGCCGGCGTCGATCGTGCGATCGATATCGTCAATCGCGCCCTCGATGTCTTTGGTGCGCCCATCTATGTTCGCCACGAAGTGGTGCACAACAAATTCGTGGTGGACAGCCTGCGTGAGCGCGGCGCTATCTTCGTGGATGAGCTCTCCGAAGTGCCGGACGACGTGATCGTGATTTTTAGTGCGCACGGTGTTTCCAAGGCCGTGCAGCAGGAAGCCGCCGACCGCGGCCTGCGTGTGTTCGATGCCACCTGTCCGCTGGTGACCAAGGTGCATATGGAAGTGAGCAAATTCAGCAGCGAGGGCAGCGAGTGCATACTCATCGGTCATGCTGGCCACCCGGAGGTGGAGGGCACCATGGGGCAGTACGATGTCAGTGCCGGCGGCTCCATCTATCTGGTCGAGGACGAAGAAGATGTGGCTCGCCTGCAGGTAAAAGACGAGAACAATCTTTCTTTTGTTACCCAGACCACCCTGTCCATGGATGACACTGCCAAAGTGATTGATGCACTGCGCGCACGTTTTCCCGATATCCGCGGTCCGCGCAAAGACGACATCTGCTACGCCACCCAGAACCGCCAGGATGCGGTGCGCCAGCTGGCGCTGGAGAGTGACCTGGTGCTGGTGGTGGGCAGCCCCAACAGCTCTAACTCCAATCGCCTGCGGGAACTGGCGGAGCGCTGCGGTGCTTCGGCCATGCTGATCGATGGCGCCGGTGATATCGATCCGGCGTGGCTGGAAGGCAAGCAGGCTATCGGTATCACCGCCGGTGCGTCCGCTCCTGAAGTTTTGGTTCAGGGCGTCATCGAGCGCTTGCAGCAACTGGGGGCGCAGTTACCAGAAGAGATGTCTGGCCGCGAGGAGAATATTCGTTTCTCGCTGCCAAAAGAGCTGCGTTAG
- the lspA gene encoding signal peptidase II — MPKSFKSPSLLGHPWHWYWLALAVIALDIVTKVWAVERFMYGPELQIIPGLLQFTYAENYGAAFSFLADAGGWQRWFFGAVALGFSAMVIVWLWRLPAAKRWEPIALALILGGAIGNLWDRILLGYVRDFISVYYGSWHFPVFNVADMAISIGAAMLVIELLFFAESKDAEKSAEV, encoded by the coding sequence ATGCCTAAATCGTTTAAGTCTCCTTCTCTGCTTGGCCACCCGTGGCACTGGTACTGGCTGGCGCTGGCGGTAATTGCGCTGGATATCGTCACCAAGGTGTGGGCGGTGGAGCGTTTCATGTACGGCCCGGAACTGCAGATTATTCCCGGCCTGTTGCAGTTTACCTATGCGGAAAACTACGGCGCTGCCTTCAGTTTCCTCGCCGACGCCGGTGGCTGGCAGCGCTGGTTTTTTGGCGCCGTGGCCCTGGGCTTTAGCGCAATGGTGATTGTATGGCTTTGGCGGCTACCGGCGGCCAAGCGTTGGGAGCCAATTGCCCTGGCCCTGATTCTCGGTGGTGCCATCGGCAATCTGTGGGATCGCATCCTGCTGGGCTATGTGCGTGACTTTATTTCTGTTTACTACGGCAGCTGGCACTTCCCCGTGTTTAACGTAGCCGATATGGCCATCAGCATCGGCGCCGCCATGCTGGTGATCGAGTTGCTGTTTTTTGCCGAATCCAAAGACGCTGAGAAAAGCGCAGAAGTTTAG
- the ileS gene encoding isoleucine--tRNA ligase: MTDYKATLNLPHTDFPMRGNLPQREPATLKQWQEGKLYEKIRAARAGREQFILHDGPPYANGDIHIGHSVNKILKDIIVKSKTMSGYDAPYVPGWDCHGLPIEHRVEKKIGKAGAKVDHRTFRQKCREYAAKQVEGQKKDFIRLGVFGEWDNPYRTMDFQFEADIIRALGRIVNNGHLARGFKPVYWSVVGASALAEAEVEYQDKTSFSIDVCYPVTEETALAIADAAGGHAGDGELSVVIWTTTPWTLPSSQAISVNGELEYVVVQVGDRRLLMAEELKDAVLERAGLEGKVVGHIRGAALEHLKVHHPFYDKTLPIVLGDHVTTDAGTGCVHTAPDHGPDDFQVGKKYGIETLNYVDENGVYRDSVPLFAGEHVYKVDEKIVETLKEKGTLLHEGKLVHSYPHCWRTKTPLIYRATPQWFVSMQQNDLLDHAQKAADEVQWIPGWGKARIDAMLDASPDWCISRQRTWGVPIALFVHKETHEIHPDTPALMDQVAQRVEEGGMDVWFDLDPAELLGDEADQYQKVTDTLDVWFDSGVTHYAVLERRDGLRFPADLYLEGSDQHRGWFQSSLKTSIAINDCAPYKQVLTHGFTVDAEGRKMSKSIGNTVAPQDVINKLGADVLRLWVAATDFSGEMAVSDEILKRTADSYRRLRNTARFFLSNLAGFDPEKDLLPAEDLLALDRWAIDKAARLQDEIIAAYDNYQFHQIYQKLHNFCVVEMGGFYLDILKDRQYTTREDSVARRSAQTALYHIVQAFTRWVAPILSFTADELWQFIPGEKGESVFLEEWYPLEKLPAEADKGAEFWAEIARVKTAVNKVLEEQRNAGQIGGSLQAAVTLYADDALREKLCALEDELRFVLICSSTNVQRLSDAAGAHDTELEGLKVDVRKVDHPKCARCWHYRADVGSVPEYPEICGRCVENVAGTGEERHYA, from the coding sequence ATGACCGATTACAAAGCGACTCTGAACCTGCCCCATACCGATTTCCCCATGCGCGGTAACCTGCCGCAGCGGGAGCCGGCCACGCTCAAGCAGTGGCAGGAGGGCAAGCTCTACGAAAAAATCCGCGCGGCCCGCGCCGGACGCGAGCAGTTCATCCTGCACGATGGCCCTCCCTACGCGAACGGTGATATTCACATCGGTCACTCGGTCAACAAAATCCTCAAGGACATCATCGTCAAGTCCAAGACCATGAGCGGCTATGACGCGCCCTATGTGCCGGGCTGGGACTGTCACGGTCTGCCCATCGAACACCGCGTCGAGAAGAAGATCGGCAAGGCGGGCGCCAAAGTCGACCACCGCACTTTCCGTCAGAAGTGCCGCGAGTACGCCGCCAAGCAGGTGGAGGGTCAGAAGAAAGACTTTATCCGTCTGGGGGTGTTCGGTGAGTGGGACAATCCCTACCGCACCATGGATTTCCAGTTCGAGGCGGACATCATCCGTGCCCTCGGCCGCATCGTGAACAACGGCCATCTGGCCCGCGGCTTCAAGCCGGTTTACTGGAGCGTGGTTGGCGCCTCCGCCCTGGCCGAAGCAGAGGTGGAGTATCAGGACAAAACCTCCTTCTCCATCGACGTCTGCTACCCGGTTACCGAAGAGACGGCACTGGCGATTGCCGATGCTGCCGGTGGCCATGCGGGCGATGGTGAGCTGTCAGTGGTCATCTGGACCACCACTCCCTGGACCCTGCCATCCAGTCAGGCGATCTCCGTCAACGGTGAGCTGGAGTATGTGGTGGTACAGGTAGGCGATCGCCGCCTGCTGATGGCCGAAGAGCTGAAAGACGCAGTGCTGGAGCGCGCCGGCCTCGAGGGCAAGGTAGTCGGTCATATCCGCGGCGCAGCCCTGGAGCACCTGAAAGTCCATCACCCGTTCTACGACAAGACTCTGCCCATCGTACTGGGGGATCACGTCACCACCGACGCCGGTACCGGCTGCGTGCACACGGCACCGGACCATGGCCCGGACGATTTCCAGGTGGGCAAGAAATACGGCATTGAGACCCTGAACTACGTCGACGAGAACGGCGTCTACCGCGACAGCGTGCCGCTGTTTGCCGGTGAGCACGTGTACAAGGTGGATGAGAAGATCGTCGAGACCCTGAAAGAGAAGGGCACGCTCTTGCACGAGGGCAAGCTGGTACATAGTTACCCGCATTGCTGGCGCACCAAGACGCCGCTGATCTACCGCGCGACCCCGCAGTGGTTTGTCAGCATGCAGCAGAACGACCTGCTGGATCATGCTCAGAAAGCTGCGGACGAAGTGCAGTGGATCCCCGGTTGGGGCAAGGCCCGCATCGACGCCATGCTGGACGCGAGCCCGGACTGGTGTATCTCTCGCCAGCGTACCTGGGGCGTGCCCATTGCCCTGTTCGTGCACAAAGAGACCCATGAAATCCACCCGGACACTCCGGCACTGATGGACCAGGTTGCCCAGCGTGTCGAGGAGGGAGGTATGGATGTCTGGTTCGACCTGGACCCGGCCGAGCTGCTCGGCGACGAGGCGGACCAGTATCAGAAGGTGACCGATACCCTGGATGTCTGGTTCGACTCCGGCGTGACCCACTATGCGGTGCTGGAGCGCCGTGACGGGCTGCGCTTCCCCGCAGACCTGTATCTGGAAGGTTCTGACCAGCACCGTGGCTGGTTCCAGTCCTCACTGAAGACATCCATCGCCATCAACGACTGCGCGCCTTATAAGCAAGTGCTGACCCACGGCTTCACCGTGGATGCCGAAGGCCGCAAGATGTCCAAATCCATCGGCAACACCGTGGCGCCCCAGGATGTGATCAACAAGCTGGGTGCGGATGTACTGCGCCTGTGGGTCGCGGCCACCGATTTCAGTGGCGAGATGGCGGTCTCCGACGAGATCCTGAAGCGCACCGCTGACTCCTACCGCCGCCTGCGCAACACCGCGCGCTTCTTCCTGTCGAACCTGGCCGGTTTCGATCCGGAAAAAGATTTGCTGCCGGCAGAAGACCTGCTGGCGCTGGATCGCTGGGCGATCGACAAGGCGGCGCGCCTGCAGGACGAGATCATCGCGGCCTACGACAACTACCAGTTCCACCAGATCTACCAGAAGCTGCATAACTTCTGTGTGGTGGAGATGGGCGGTTTCTATCTCGATATCCTCAAGGACCGTCAGTACACCACCCGCGAGGACAGTGTTGCCCGACGCTCTGCGCAAACTGCCCTTTATCATATCGTGCAGGCCTTCACCCGCTGGGTGGCGCCGATTCTGAGCTTTACCGCCGACGAACTATGGCAGTTCATCCCCGGCGAGAAGGGCGAGAGTGTGTTCCTGGAAGAGTGGTACCCACTGGAGAAGCTGCCGGCTGAGGCAGATAAAGGTGCGGAGTTCTGGGCCGAAATCGCGCGGGTCAAAACTGCCGTGAACAAGGTGCTCGAGGAACAGCGCAACGCCGGCCAGATCGGTGGGTCCCTGCAAGCTGCAGTGACCCTGTATGCCGATGACGCCCTGCGGGAGAAACTCTGTGCACTGGAAGACGAGCTGCGTTTTGTATTGATCTGCTCTTCCACTAACGTCCAGCGTCTGAGTGACGCGGCCGGCGCCCACGACACCGAGCTGGAAGGCCTCAAGGTGGATGTGCGCAAGGTGGATCATCCGAAGTGCGCGCGCTGCTGGCACTACCGCGCCGATGTCGGCTCTGTGCCGGAGTACCCGGAGATCTGTGGCCGTTGCGTGGAGAATGTGGCCGGCACCGGTGAGGAACGGCACTATGCCTAA
- a CDS encoding pilus assembly PilX family protein: MNTLGYSRFSGLSQQRGAVLVISLIVLLVLTLIGVSAARTVLLEEKMTFASRDAKVALEVAESLVKAAESEIEEMSTTGDFGITAHLHREGEGPDSLFDSATWDTGNSASKSVSMEAPDGTALTGRYYVELAGNANKEDPADSITVGGYGQTTGGGEIKVFRIVAQGRGLTDSTTRIIISHYGKRF; the protein is encoded by the coding sequence ATGAACACACTGGGGTACTCGCGTTTTTCGGGTCTTTCGCAGCAGCGCGGTGCTGTGCTCGTCATCAGCCTGATTGTCCTGTTGGTATTGACACTAATTGGCGTTTCCGCAGCGCGCACCGTGCTGCTGGAAGAAAAAATGACTTTTGCTTCACGGGACGCGAAAGTGGCCCTGGAGGTGGCGGAGTCATTGGTCAAAGCCGCAGAGTCGGAGATTGAGGAAATGTCAACGACAGGAGATTTTGGGATAACCGCTCATCTTCACCGTGAAGGCGAAGGGCCTGACAGCCTTTTTGACAGCGCAACCTGGGACACCGGCAATTCCGCGTCAAAATCCGTAAGTATGGAGGCGCCGGACGGCACTGCCCTGACCGGCCGTTATTACGTTGAGCTCGCCGGGAATGCCAATAAAGAAGACCCTGCCGACAGCATTACAGTCGGTGGCTACGGACAGACCACCGGTGGTGGTGAGATCAAGGTATTCCGCATTGTCGCCCAGGGGCGGGGTCTGACGGACAGCACTACCAGAATCATTATCAGCCACTACGGAAAGCGCTTCTAG
- a CDS encoding FKBP-type peptidyl-prolyl cis-trans isomerase encodes MSNNVIGEHSRVTLHFSLKLDDGSEVDSTFKGDPATFSVGDGSLLPGFEKALFGLQAGDEAEIEIPPEAGFGQRNPSNLQKVRRDHFSPDLELEPGLVVSFDNGSGELPGVIREVGDDEVTVDFNHPLAGQTLNFHVKIIEVASVN; translated from the coding sequence ATGAGTAACAACGTAATCGGCGAGCACAGCCGCGTCACCCTGCATTTCAGCCTCAAACTGGACGATGGCAGCGAGGTGGATTCCACCTTCAAGGGAGACCCCGCTACTTTCAGTGTCGGCGACGGCAGCCTGCTGCCCGGATTCGAGAAGGCGCTGTTTGGTCTGCAGGCCGGAGATGAGGCGGAGATCGAGATTCCGCCGGAAGCCGGCTTCGGCCAGCGCAATCCTTCCAATCTCCAGAAAGTGCGCCGCGATCACTTCTCCCCGGATCTGGAGCTGGAGCCTGGCCTGGTGGTGTCTTTCGACAACGGCAGCGGCGAACTCCCCGGTGTGATCCGCGAGGTGGGCGACGACGAAGTGACCGTCGACTTCAACCATCCACTGGCAGGCCAGACGCTGAACTTCCACGTAAAAATTATCGAGGTGGCCTCCGTCAACTGA
- the pilV gene encoding type IV pilus modification protein PilV: MKGIMHRQDGATMIEVLVTILVLAVGLLGLSATQVMSLKNGNNAHHRYMAALAAHEMAERMRANPDGLELASYDGKTVDGSEASVTCSSSCGAANLASMDLYEWGQVISTNLPAGEGEIERAGRTVTLTVTWNEQHTGENRGTAAGGTEESTFEMVVEL, from the coding sequence ATGAAGGGAATCATGCACAGACAGGATGGCGCAACCATGATCGAGGTGCTGGTGACCATCCTGGTATTGGCCGTCGGTCTCCTCGGCCTTTCCGCCACTCAGGTTATGAGCCTGAAAAATGGCAACAACGCCCACCATCGTTACATGGCTGCACTGGCCGCACATGAAATGGCCGAGCGGATGCGGGCGAACCCGGATGGTCTGGAGCTCGCCAGTTACGACGGCAAAACCGTGGACGGCAGCGAGGCCAGCGTCACATGCAGCAGCTCATGCGGTGCTGCCAATCTTGCCAGTATGGATCTCTACGAGTGGGGACAGGTGATCTCCACCAACCTACCTGCGGGTGAGGGAGAAATTGAGCGGGCCGGGCGAACGGTCACGCTCACTGTGACCTGGAATGAACAGCACACCGGGGAGAATCGCGGCACCGCGGCCGGCGGTACCGAGGAATCCACATTTGAAATGGTGGTGGAGCTTTGA
- a CDS encoding GspH/FimT family pseudopilin, protein MMNGFSKRAGFTLVELLITVAILAIVTALAAPSFNDLIQRNKRTACANALVGVLQLARSEAVRVVAPVTVTAPSGIAAGVTVYRDLDGGSDVDPDEVLRRTSSCNGPSVSVASGSIDFSYLPDGQTSMPGLLEIEICEDSTSGETGRKLSVLSTGVLQSMPLTCS, encoded by the coding sequence ATGATGAATGGATTCAGCAAGCGCGCCGGGTTTACCCTGGTGGAGCTGCTTATCACCGTGGCGATTCTGGCTATCGTAACTGCCCTGGCCGCCCCCTCTTTTAATGACCTTATTCAGCGCAACAAGCGAACCGCTTGTGCGAACGCCCTCGTGGGTGTGCTGCAGCTGGCGCGCAGCGAAGCCGTTCGCGTGGTCGCCCCCGTCACCGTTACCGCGCCTTCCGGCATCGCAGCCGGCGTGACCGTGTACCGCGATCTCGATGGTGGCAGTGATGTTGATCCCGATGAGGTACTTCGGCGGACCAGCAGCTGCAATGGCCCTTCCGTTTCAGTCGCCAGCGGCAGTATCGATTTTTCCTACCTGCCTGACGGTCAGACCAGCATGCCGGGTCTGCTTGAGATCGAGATTTGTGAAGACTCTACGAGTGGTGAGACCGGACGGAAACTGAGTGTCCTGTCTACAGGCGTACTCCAAAGCATGCCGCTCACCTGTAGCTAA